The DNA region TCAGCGAGCGGGCCTTCCTTTCCCTTGAAGCGCCGGTGATCCGCGTGGGCGGCTTCCACATGCCGTATCCTGTGGCCAAGGTTGAGGAAGACTACCTTCCGGATATCGACCGGATCCTAGAGGCGCTGGACCGCGCCCTGGCGTACTAGGGCCCCACATTTCCTGCTCACTCTGTCTGTTGACGCTGGCAGCCTGAGCTTCCGAAACCGAGGACATCATGACTCTGAATAAGTTCAACCTGCCCGACGTGGGCGAAGGTCTGACCGAGGCGGAAATCGTCTCCTGGAAGGTCAAGCCAGGGGACACCGTAGCCATCAACGATGTCCTGTGCGAGATCGAAACGGCCAAATCGCTCGTTGAGCTGCCGTCCCCCTTTGCCGGGACGGTCACCGAACTGCTGGTCCCCGAAGGCCTCACCATCGACGTTGGGACGGCCATCATCAGCGTCTCCGACGAGGTGTCCGGTGACCCGACGCCGGCTGATGTCCCCGCTCCGGCGATGCCGGTCCAGCCTTTGTACGGCACGCTTCCCGCGTCCGACGCCGACACGTCGGACAGTGCCTTGGCTGGCGGCCCGCTGGTGGGTTCCGGCCCCAAGGCCGACGCCGTGAAGCGCCGTGCGCGCAAGGCGGCCCCAAGTGCCACCGCCGCTGGACCGGTCCAGGTTACGGCGCCCGTTGCCCCGCCCGCCGCCCCGCCTGGGCCGGTCCCCTCAGCCGGGCCGGCGGCGCACGCTGCGGCCTCCGATGCCGAAGAGTTCGTTGACAACCGTCCCACGTTGGGCGGGACCATCACCGGCCTGGTGAACCGGGTCCTGGCGAAGCCGCCGGTGCGGAAAATTGCCAGGGACCTGGGAATTGACCTCGCCGACGTGGTGGCAACGGGGTCCCGGGGTGAAGTCACGCGCGAGGACCTGGTCAGCTACCAGGCACAGCGCGACGCCGAACTGGACAAAGCGGAAGGTTTCTGGGGCAAGGCAGGAAAGCCGCAGGACCAGCGGATCGAACGGATCCCCGTTAAGGGTGTCCGCAAGGCAACAGCGAAGGCGATGGTGGAATCCGCCTTCGCCGCACCGCACGTGAGCATCTTCGTGGATGTGGACGCCAGCCGCACCATGGAGTTCGTCAAGCGGCTGAAGGTGTCGCGTGACTTCGAGGGCATCAAGGTGTCCCCGCTGCTGATCCTGGCCAAGGCCGTCATCTGGGCCGCCGCCCGGAATCCCAGCGTCAATGCCACCTGGGTGGACAACGCGGACGGCACCGACACCGCAGAGATCCACGTCAAGCACTACATGAACCTGGGCATCGCTGCTGCCACCCCGCGTGGGCTGATGGTCCCCAACATCAAGGACGCGCAGGATCTTTCGCTGAAGGAGTTGGCGCTGGCCCTGAACAACCTGGCCACCACGGCGCGGGCGGGGAAAACAAAACCAGCCGAAATGCAGGGCGGAACCCTCACCATCACCAACATCGGTGCGCTGGGGATCGACACAGGGACGCCCATCATCAATCCCGGCGAGGTCGCCATCGTTGCGTTCGGAACCATCAAGCAGAAGCCCTGGGTGCTGGACGGCGAAGTCATCCCGCGCTGGATCACCACCCTCGGCGGCTCCTTTGACCACCGCGTGGTTGACGGTGACCTGTCCGCCCGCTTTATGGCCGACGTCGCAGCGATCCTTGAGGAGCCCGCGCTCCTCCTGGACTAGGCCCATTGAAAACCCAGGCCATTGAAAAGACAGGCCCATTGAAAACCCAGGCCATTGAAACCCATTAACCGTGAATAGCGCGGCCCTGAGGGCAAAAAACCGTTCTGCCAGGTGGCTGACTGAGGTCTTTCAACCCCCGGCGGTGGTCACCGTCCAGCTGCTGATCAGCCCTGCCATCGAGGCCGGCTTCCCGGGAACGGCTGTGTACGGGGCGGTGGCCGCGCTTTTTGTCTGCGTACTGCCGCTATGCCTGCTGCTGGGACTCGTGAGGCTGGGCAAGGTCACGGACCACCATGTCAGCGACCGCAAACAGCGGGCGCCCGTGCTCCTGATGGCTCTTGCCTCGGTGATGGCCGGGTTGCTGGTGCTGGAAGCCGTCAGTGCCCCGCGGAGCGTGGTAGCCACGGTGCTGGCCATCGTGGCCGGAATCCTGGTGATTGCCGCCGTAAGTCCGTTCTGGAAGATCAGCGGCCACGCGGCGGCCATGTCGTCATCGGCGGTTATCGTCGTGCTGATGCTCGGCCCGGCCTGGCTGCCGTTGCTGCTGCTGGTCCCCGCGGTGGGCTGGTCCCGGGTAGTGCTCCGCGCCCACAGTGTCGCGCAGGTGGTGGCGGGCTCGCTCTTCGGCGGACTGGTAATGGCGGGCCTGTGGTGGCTGCTGCGCGGCTGGTTGGTCTAGGCTCCCGCCGGCCGCCCAGCCGTTAGTAGGCCGAGTAGGCAGACAGCAGCTGGACCATCTCAGGATCCACCATGGAGCTGCTGTAAGCCGATGCAGCCGCCACCATCAGGCAGCCGAGTCCTGCCGCGGCTGCCGAAAGTCCTGCGAACAACTTCCAGTCTTCGCGCAGGACGCTCTGCAACGTGTCCGGCAAGCGAAGGCCGGGGGAGATCAGGTTAGGGGCGCTGTCCACGGACCCGTCGTCCAGCAGGGCCACCACACGGCCGTTACCGCGGTCCAACCGCATGGAGCAGATGTGGTTGCCGTGGCGGGCCAGCAGGATGTCATGGCCAACAAGCTGGCGGCGCTGGAGCGTGATCAATGGGACCCCTTGGATAGCGTGGATATTGACTGTCCGCGCCATCGGGGGCAGTTCAATTTTATCGCCGGCCGGGCATTGAAGACGGTGCTCCGGGGGTGAGAAGGGACACCTTGCACGGGCAGGTCCTGCCCGTGCAAGGTGCAGGGTCGCCTGTTAGTCGGCGCCGTAGGTGTTTGCAATGTAGACGTCGCACGGGGCGTTGTGCGCCACGCTGTTGGCCACGCTGCCCAGCACGCGGCCTATGCCCTGCATCCTCCGGTTGCCCACCACGATCATGCGGGCGTCCAGGCGGCCGGCCTCCTTGATGAGGGCCTCGGCGGGCTTGCCGCGGGCAGCCGAGTAGGTCACCTTGATGTCCTGTCCCAGGGAGTTGGCCACCGTCTTGGCGACATTCTCGGCGCCGTCCGCGTCGGAAACAATCCACTCGTCGCTTCCGGAGCCAAACACCTCGGTACGGTCGGTGTCGAAGGCCGACACGACGTGAAGGGATGCTCCCAGGGCCGCGGCCAGGTCCCGCGCGGACTCAGCTGCCTTTTTGGCAGTTCCGCTGCCGTCAACCCCAACAACAATGATTCCGCTCATCTTTGTGCTCCTTTGCTTGGTTCTTCACGTTCGGATTCAGTGAGGCCAACGCTACAGCGCCGCGATGGCTTCCCGCAGCACGGGGGCCAAACGGCGGACGCCTTCGGTGATGGCGTCCGGGTCCACAGCGCTGAAGGCCAGCCGCAGCTTGTTGGACGGTTCATCGGAGGGGGTGAAGGCGGCGCCGGGGATAAACACAACGCCGGCGTCGATCGCCTTCTGCAGCAACGGATAGGTATCCACACCGTCCGGCAGGGTCACCCAGACGAAGAAGCCGCCCTCCGGGCTGGTCCAGCTGGCACTGCTGGGCATGTGTTCCTTGAGTGCAGCCAGCATCGCGTGGCACCTCTCGGCGTAGAGGCCGCGGTAGGTCGCAATCTGCCCCTTCCAGTCATAGTCCCGGAGGTAGGCGGATACCAGCATCTGATTGAGGGTGGGCGGGCACAGCGTAACGGCCTCGGAGGCAAGGTAATAGCGCCGTTGGAGGTGTTCCGGAACCAGGGCCCAGCCGATCCGTAAGCCGGGTGCAAAGATCTTGGAGAACGAGCCCATGTAGATGACATCGGCAGGGTTGGCTGCCCGCAGCGGTTCCAGCGGCTGCCCGTCAAACCTCAGCAGGCCATAGGGGTTGTCCTCCAGTATCAGAATATTCGCATTGCGGCATATATCCACTACCTGCTGGCGGCGGTCGCGCGCCAGGGTGATCCCGGACGGGTTATTGAAGTTGGGGATGGTGTACAGGAACTTGATGTTTTTTCCGGCAGTCTGGAGCGCCGCGATCTTTGCCTCCAGCAGTTCCGGCACCAGTCCGGCGCCGTCCATTTCCACCGTTTCCACCTGCACCTGATAAGCCTCAAAGGTGTTGAGGGCGCCCACGTAGGTGGGATTTTCCACCAGCACCACGTCGCCCGGATTGCAGAAAACCTTGGTGGCCACGTCCTGGGCCGACTGTGAACCGGCGGTGACCACTATATTCTGCGGGCGGGCGTCCAGGATCCCTTCGGCAGCCATCACTGCGCAGATCTGGGTGCGCAGTTCTTCGGTGCCTTGGCCGCCACCATACTGAAGGGCGGTTAGGCCGTCCTCGGCGATGATCTTTGCCGCGGTTGTACCCAGCCGCTCAAGCGGCAGGGACTGCAGGTACGGGCTGCCTCCGGCCAGCGAAATGAGGCCTGGGCGCATGGAGATGTCGAAGACGTCCCGGACGGCGGATTGCCTGATGTGGGCTGCGCGCTCCGAGAACAGGTCCTCGTGGCGGTGGGCGGACGTGGCCGCGCGCTCGATTGCGTCAATGGCTTCAGCCGGCAGCGTCCCTGCTGCGGCATTAAGTGTTTCGTGGGTCACGTTCTCAGGATACAGCCGACAGTTGCCGGTTAGGCAACACCTGTTGATTAACCATCCACACGATGGTCCACGGCACTTTACGTTGGCTCGCTCAAGGGCTGGAATGGAGCAATGACAAACACTCCGTCTTCCACAGCCAATGCGGCCGCCTTCCATGCCCTCCACCAGGCCGGCAGCTTGCCGCTTGTCCTGGTCAATGTATGGGACGCAGCGTCCGCGCGGCTGGTCGAGGAGGCCGGGGCCTCGGCGATTGCCACGTCCAGCTCCGCGATTTCCTGGAGCCTGGGCTTTCCGGACGGCAACAGGCTGCCGCGCGTTCTGGCCATTGACGCGCTGAAGAGGATCGTTGCGGCCACCAGCCTTCCGGTGACGGCGGATATTGAAACAGGCTACGCGGGCAGCAGCGGCAACTACGATGACGGCCTCCTCAGGGAGACCATCCGCGCGGTGCTCGACGCCGGCGCAGTCGGCGTGAACTTCGAGGACTCCGGCGACCATCCGCTCACCTCAGTCGGTGAACAGTGCCGCCGCCTCAACCTGATCCGGGAGACGGCAGCGGCCGCCGGCGTCGAGCTTTTCATCAATGCCCGCACGGACACCTTTCTGTCCGGCAACCACCGGGAGCATGCCTTTGAGGAAACGCTTGTGCGGGCTGAGGCCTACCTGGCAGCCGGAGCCAGCGGCATCTTTGTGCCGGGCGTGACGGACCTCCACCTGCTGCACGAACTTGGCCGCAGCATTGCCGCCCCGCTGAACGCGCTCGCCGGTGTGGGGGCGCCGTCGGTGGCCGAACTGCATGACGCCGGCGTGCAGCGCATCAGCATCGGCGGCAACACCGCCAAGGCGGCGTATGCAACGGTTTCCAGAGTGGCAGTGCAAGTCCTTGGTGACGGCAACTGGTCCGAGCTGGCAGGGGCGCGCAGCCATGATGCGATGGACGCCCTGTTCGGAGGTTGAGCTCTTCCCGGTGAGCCGCTACACCTGTGCTTGCGGCCCCATTCACGGCTCAGGGCTATTTGAGGCTCAGGGCTTCGGTCAGCCCTACGCCGTTCACGTAGATCTCAGCCCGGATGGCGCCCACCGAGGAGACGGCGGTCTGGGTGAGCTGCGCTTCCATCCGCGGAATGTCGCACGTCCCGCCCGGCCGGATGGTGCCGGCGAGGTAGGCCGTCACCGTGGTGCCGTCGAAGCTGCCGGCCAGAAACTCCAAGGTGGACGCTGAGAGCGAGTTGTAGAGCCCGTCTGCCGGGTCGGCGGCGCTATCCAGCAGGGCGCGCATCGCCGTGTGTAAGGGCTCGGCCGCGCCGGCGATGGAATGGCGGATGCCCACCAGGCTGTCATTGCAGCCGAAGCGCACGCCGCCGCTGCCGCCGTCGTCCAGGAGCACGTAGTAGGCCGTGACCGTCTGGGTCCCTGCGGTGTTGCGGGACGGAGGAGCAGCCGGGGACGGTGCCGACGAAGGGTCCGCGCCTGATACCGGGGCTGTGCCCGGGACGGCGGCCTGGCCGCGGCCGGCGCCACCGGAGCCTGGCGATGCGCCTGGGGACGCGCTTGGCGACGCGCCGGGCGATGCGTCGGGGACGGTGCCGGATGATACCGGGCTGTCCGGGGGAGTGCTGTTCGCGGAGGATCCGGCTGGAGGGGCGTACTGCGGCTGGGGAGCGGGTTCCAGCAGTGCCTCCGGCGTTGCTGTCCGTTCGCTGATGTGTGAGTCTCCGGGAGATCCCGAAGTGGCAACGCAGGATCCCAGCCATAGAGGAAGCAGCATCGCCGCCGCCATCCTTGTCCTGGCACTCCGCCTGCTCGCCATGCCTGCACCGCATTCCTGTCCCGGTACGTTCCGTGCATTAACGTTACGGCCGCCCGGCATCGCAGAGAATGCCGGAGCGGTACCGGTTGGGACAAGACTTGGTCACGCTGCACCGTCTTCGCCCGCAGAGTGCACAGTGAGATAACAAAATGCCCCGGCCACCTCTGAACGGCGCCGGGGCATTTTGTGCGCAGTTGGCCTTATGCGGCGGACCGTGCAGCGGCCAAGGCGTCAAAAACGCCCTTGATCTGCTCAACAACCTCGGCGTCATCCTTCGGGTGCAGTTCCGCAAAGCGCACCATGGATCCCGGAACGGCCAGCTTGACGTCCTCAAGCACCTGGGCGCCCGCAATGCCGGCAGCCTTGCGGGCCTCGTCCTGGGCCCACACTCCGCCGAACTGGCCAAAGGCGGTACCGACGACGGCGGTGGGCTTGCCGGCGAGGGCACCGGCGCCGAAGGGACGGGACAGCCAGTCGATGGCGTTCTTCAGCGAAGCGGGCACCGTGCCGTTGTGCTCCGGGGTGACCAGGAGCAGGGTGTCGGCCTCGTTGGCGGCCGCGCGCAGGGCGGCGGCAGCGGCGGGCACCTGGCCCTCAATGTCGATGTCCTCGTTGTAGAACGGGATGTCGCCCAGGCTTTCGTGGATGATCACGTCAACCTGGTCCGGAGCGTTCAACTGAATGGCTTCGGCAAGCTTCTGGTTGGTGGAACCGGCGCGGAGGCTGCCGACGAGGGTGAGTACGGTGCTGTTGGACATGTGGACTCCTGGGGTTTGGGCTGCGGCGCGCCGCGAGCCGGTGGAAGGTGGAGGCAGTTGGGGCCTTCACCGGTCTAAACGGACTATGGTCCGGATATTATTCCCGGGGTCTAGAATATGGGATGTGAGCTTCATCCCCTTGCGACCCGGATCGTTGTCCGGCCCCGTTGCCGAACGCAGTGATGCCGCGCGGAACCGGGAGCGCCTGCTGGAAGCCGCGCGAAAACTAGTCGAAGAATGCGGCGCGGACGGACTCACCATGGACCGGCTGGCCGAACGCGCGGGTGTGGGCAAGGGGACCGTCTTCCGCAGGTTCGGCAGCCGGGCAGGCCTGATGATGACGCTGCTGAGCGATGCAGAGGCTGATTTCCAGGGACGCTTCATGTTCGGTCCGCCCCCGCTGGGACCCGGCGCGCCTGGCCTGGACCGGCTGATTGCCTTCGGGGCCGAACGGATAGCCTTCGTGCTGGAGTACGGGGACCTCGCGCGGGCAGCGGATGCCTCCATCCGGAATCGGTTTGAGGTGCCGGCAGTCGTGCTCTGGCACCGCCACATTGAGTTCCTGCTCCGCGAGGAAGGAATGGAGGCGGATCCGTGGCTGATGGCACTGTCCCTTAGTGCCATCCTGGACCCTGAACGGCTCTTGTATGCGGTGCGCGTTCACGGCGTCACCCCTGAGCGGCTGGCGGAATCCTGGCGGGAGCTCGTCACGCGGGTTATCCGCGGATCATAGCCTGACCCTGGAACCGGGAATCGTCCAGTCGAAATAGATTCACTGAACTATTCATAACGATTCGATACTGCGTGCGTGATTTCCGCCCTTTTGGGCACATATTGACAGGATCTGTGTGGTAATTTCCTCTGGAATGTGACCCGCGCAACAGAGTCCACCAAGACCTGGCTGGCGATGGTCGCGTGACGCCGGCTACCCGCTGGTTCAGAACCCGGAGCGGCGGCGTATCCCCTGCTGGCCGGGGAAGACGGAAGGATCATGATCGTGATTGTTGTTGAGGCCAATACCCCGATGCCGACGCACCGGACGCCCTTGCAGTCTTCGGGCATATTGCTGGCGGCGACGATACAGAAGTAGCCGCCACATGCTCAGGTACCTCGCCAAGCGCGGCGTCACGTATGTCTTCATGATCTTTCTGACCACCTCGGCCGGGTACTTCCTGGCGGTCAGTTCCCTCCAGCCCGCACTGCTGGAGCAGGAGCGCGTTCCGCGTCCGACGCCCGAGCAGGTTGCTAACTCCATGCGTCTAAAAGGCCTGGACCCCGACCTGAGCCCTTGGGAACGCTACGTGGAGTGGCTCACTGGCATCGTGACCCGTTGGGACTGGGGCCGCAGCCCCAACGGCGCCTACATCAATGCAGAATTCGGCGACCGCGTGTGGATCTCCACCCGGCTTTTCCTGGCCTCCATTGTCCTGACGCTCGTCATCGGTGTTGCCCTCGGGGTGTACTCGGCGGCACGCCAGTACAAATTCCAGGACCGCGTCATCACCTCCTACAGCTACCTCGCATATATTGTCCCTGCCCCCATTGCCTACTTCCTGGTGCAGCTGGGTGCCATCAATATCAACGAGACCGTCGGTGAGCGCATTTTCTTCGTCACAGGTATCTCCACACCCGGCATGGCACCGGGCTGGGAACAGTTCGTGGACATGCTGGCCCACTATGCGGTGCCCACCATCGCTATCACCCTGGTGGGCTGGGGGTCCTACCAGATTGCCCAGCGGCAGTACCTGCTGGACAACGTCAATGCAGACTTTGTCCGCACGGCCCGCGCGAAGGGACTGACCCGCAACCAGGCCATCACCCGGCACGCCCTCAGGGTTTCGTTCATCCCGGTGGCCCAGAGCATCGCCTTCACCATTCCTGCCATTTTTGCCGGCGGCTTCTTCGCCGAAAAGATCTTCGCGTGGCCCGGCGTCGGCTCTTGGAGCATAGATGCCATCTCCCTTCAGGACGTCAACGCGGCAACGGCCACCCTGGCCTACGGCTCCGTCATCTTTGCCCTCGGTGCCATCCTGGCTGACTTTGCCACCACGCTTGTTGACCCGAGAGTGAGGGTGCAGTAGCGATGACCAACCTCAATGCAGTCGATCCGGCAGCCGTCGCGGAGGAAGCGCACCTGGCGAGCGCCGACGTCGTGATTGCCAAGTCCACCATCATCTTCCGCCGCTTCATGCGCAACAAAACAGCGGTGGCGGGCCTGCTCATTTTCCTGGCTCTGACCGTCTTTTCCTTTGTGGGCGGATTCTTCACGCCCTGGGACAAGGAGACCATCGACCCGTTCAACATCGCTGTGCCGCCGTCCGGCGATCATTTCCTGGGCACTTCGCAGGCGGGCATCGATCTCTATGCCATGACGGTGGAGGGTACCAGGATCTCCATTCTGATCGGCCTGATCGTCGGGCTGGTTTCGGTGCTGATCGCAGCGGTTTACGGCTGCACCATGGCCTACTTCGGCGGCAAAGTGGACAAGGTCATGCTGTTCGTCCTCGAAGCGCTCATCATGATGCCTGCCCTGCTGGTGGTTGCCGTGGCCACCAGCGGCGGCGGCGATGGCCTGAGAAGGGACCTCCCCAGCTGGCTGCTGCTGATCATCGTGCTGCTGGTCTTCAGCTGGATGGGCACCGCCAGGCTGATCCGCTCCCTCTCCATGTCACTCATGCAACGGGATTACGTCAAGGCCGCCCAGTACATGGGCGTTCCGCCGCGCAGGATCGTGTGGCGGCACCTGGTCCCCAACGTCGGTTCGCTCCTGGTGCTGGACATCACCCGCGGCGTCACCGCAGCCATCCTTGCGGAAGTTGCCTTCTCCTTCATCGGGATCGGCATCAAGGTGCCGGACGTGAGCCTGGGCGTGCTGATCGGCGGTGCCACCTCGCAGGTCAACACCTTCCCATGGATGTTCTGGGTCCCACTGACCGT from Arthrobacter pascens includes:
- a CDS encoding dihydrolipoamide acetyltransferase family protein is translated as MTLNKFNLPDVGEGLTEAEIVSWKVKPGDTVAINDVLCEIETAKSLVELPSPFAGTVTELLVPEGLTIDVGTAIISVSDEVSGDPTPADVPAPAMPVQPLYGTLPASDADTSDSALAGGPLVGSGPKADAVKRRARKAAPSATAAGPVQVTAPVAPPAAPPGPVPSAGPAAHAAASDAEEFVDNRPTLGGTITGLVNRVLAKPPVRKIARDLGIDLADVVATGSRGEVTREDLVSYQAQRDAELDKAEGFWGKAGKPQDQRIERIPVKGVRKATAKAMVESAFAAPHVSIFVDVDASRTMEFVKRLKVSRDFEGIKVSPLLILAKAVIWAAARNPSVNATWVDNADGTDTAEIHVKHYMNLGIAAATPRGLMVPNIKDAQDLSLKELALALNNLATTARAGKTKPAEMQGGTLTITNIGALGIDTGTPIINPGEVAIVAFGTIKQKPWVLDGEVIPRWITTLGGSFDHRVVDGDLSARFMADVAAILEEPALLLD
- a CDS encoding phosphatase PAP2 family protein; this translates as MNSAALRAKNRSARWLTEVFQPPAVVTVQLLISPAIEAGFPGTAVYGAVAALFVCVLPLCLLLGLVRLGKVTDHHVSDRKQRAPVLLMALASVMAGLLVLEAVSAPRSVVATVLAIVAGILVIAAVSPFWKISGHAAAMSSSAVIVVLMLGPAWLPLLLLVPAVGWSRVVLRAHSVAQVVAGSLFGGLVMAGLWWLLRGWLV
- a CDS encoding universal stress protein, with product MSGIIVVGVDGSGTAKKAAESARDLAAALGASLHVVSAFDTDRTEVFGSGSDEWIVSDADGAENVAKTVANSLGQDIKVTYSAARGKPAEALIKEAGRLDARMIVVGNRRMQGIGRVLGSVANSVAHNAPCDVYIANTYGAD
- a CDS encoding aminotransferase-like domain-containing protein; translated protein: MTHETLNAAAGTLPAEAIDAIERAATSAHRHEDLFSERAAHIRQSAVRDVFDISMRPGLISLAGGSPYLQSLPLERLGTTAAKIIAEDGLTALQYGGGQGTEELRTQICAVMAAEGILDARPQNIVVTAGSQSAQDVATKVFCNPGDVVLVENPTYVGALNTFEAYQVQVETVEMDGAGLVPELLEAKIAALQTAGKNIKFLYTIPNFNNPSGITLARDRRQQVVDICRNANILILEDNPYGLLRFDGQPLEPLRAANPADVIYMGSFSKIFAPGLRIGWALVPEHLQRRYYLASEAVTLCPPTLNQMLVSAYLRDYDWKGQIATYRGLYAERCHAMLAALKEHMPSSASWTSPEGGFFVWVTLPDGVDTYPLLQKAIDAGVVFIPGAAFTPSDEPSNKLRLAFSAVDPDAITEGVRRLAPVLREAIAAL
- a CDS encoding isocitrate lyase/PEP mutase family protein encodes the protein MTNTPSSTANAAAFHALHQAGSLPLVLVNVWDAASARLVEEAGASAIATSSSAISWSLGFPDGNRLPRVLAIDALKRIVAATSLPVTADIETGYAGSSGNYDDGLLRETIRAVLDAGAVGVNFEDSGDHPLTSVGEQCRRLNLIRETAAAAGVELFINARTDTFLSGNHREHAFEETLVRAEAYLAAGASGIFVPGVTDLHLLHELGRSIAAPLNALAGVGAPSVAELHDAGVQRISIGGNTAKAAYATVSRVAVQVLGDGNWSELAGARSHDAMDALFGG
- a CDS encoding NAD(P)H-dependent oxidoreductase; translated protein: MSNSTVLTLVGSLRAGSTNQKLAEAIQLNAPDQVDVIIHESLGDIPFYNEDIDIEGQVPAAAAALRAAANEADTLLLVTPEHNGTVPASLKNAIDWLSRPFGAGALAGKPTAVVGTAFGQFGGVWAQDEARKAAGIAGAQVLEDVKLAVPGSMVRFAELHPKDDAEVVEQIKGVFDALAAARSAA
- a CDS encoding TetR/AcrR family transcriptional regulator, which produces MSFIPLRPGSLSGPVAERSDAARNRERLLEAARKLVEECGADGLTMDRLAERAGVGKGTVFRRFGSRAGLMMTLLSDAEADFQGRFMFGPPPLGPGAPGLDRLIAFGAERIAFVLEYGDLARAADASIRNRFEVPAVVLWHRHIEFLLREEGMEADPWLMALSLSAILDPERLLYAVRVHGVTPERLAESWRELVTRVIRGS
- a CDS encoding ABC transporter permease, translated to MLRYLAKRGVTYVFMIFLTTSAGYFLAVSSLQPALLEQERVPRPTPEQVANSMRLKGLDPDLSPWERYVEWLTGIVTRWDWGRSPNGAYINAEFGDRVWISTRLFLASIVLTLVIGVALGVYSAARQYKFQDRVITSYSYLAYIVPAPIAYFLVQLGAININETVGERIFFVTGISTPGMAPGWEQFVDMLAHYAVPTIAITLVGWGSYQIAQRQYLLDNVNADFVRTARAKGLTRNQAITRHALRVSFIPVAQSIAFTIPAIFAGGFFAEKIFAWPGVGSWSIDAISLQDVNAATATLAYGSVIFALGAILADFATTLVDPRVRVQ
- a CDS encoding ABC transporter permease — translated: MTNLNAVDPAAVAEEAHLASADVVIAKSTIIFRRFMRNKTAVAGLLIFLALTVFSFVGGFFTPWDKETIDPFNIAVPPSGDHFLGTSQAGIDLYAMTVEGTRISILIGLIVGLVSVLIAAVYGCTMAYFGGKVDKVMLFVLEALIMMPALLVVAVATSGGGDGLRRDLPSWLLLIIVLLVFSWMGTARLIRSLSMSLMQRDYVKAAQYMGVPPRRIVWRHLVPNVGSLLVLDITRGVTAAILAEVAFSFIGIGIKVPDVSLGVLIGGATSQVNTFPWMFWVPLTVMFLLTGSLAMMNDGLRDAFDPSSSSIGSAKKKSK